CTTTCGGCGATGATCGAAATTCTGGGGCGGTGCAATGTTCCGGCTGGCTGACGATCTTCGCGTCTATCTTCACCGGGACCCGATCGACTTTCGTGCGGGGATCAACAGCCTGGCGATCCTGGTCGAGCAGTCGATGGGCCTGAGCCCGTTCGAGCGTGCTGTCTTTGTCTTTTGCAACCGCCGGCGCACCCGGATGAAGCTCCTGTTCTTCGAGCGGTCAGGGTTCGTGCTTGTATTGAAAGCCTTGTCCGAAGACCGGTTTCGCTGGCCCCGCCGCGAGGCGCCGGTCGTGACGCTCGATACCGAACAGTTGCGCTGGCTGCTTGACGGCATCGATCTCGACGCGATGGTGCGCCATCCTGTTCGGCAATATGAGTTTGTCGGCTGAAGGCTGTTGACGGAGCGGGGCGGCTCAGATTCAAAGCTACGATGACACGAGCCGGCACCCCGACCGTTGCGGAACTGATGGCGCTTCTGGCGGCGAATGCTGCCGAGAACGTCGCGCTGCGGGCTGAGAGAGACGCCCTTGAGCAGCGTGTCTTCAAGCTCGAGGAAGAACTGGCGCTTGCACAACTGCATCGTTTTGCGCCGCGCAGCGAAAAGCATATGGATCGCGTCTTCAATGAAGCCGAGAACGCCGCTCTCGAGGCCGATGCTGATGAGGGCTTGGCCGACTGTGACGAGACCGACGCCACTGAGCTTCCCGACACGGGATTGCCAGAGGTGGAAAAGCCCGAAGGCCGCAAGCGCGGGCGTAAACCTCTTCCGGCAAATTTGCCCCGCCAACGCGTTGAATATGACCTTGCCGACGATCAGAAGACCTGTCCGTGCTGCCGCCATCCGTTGCATCGCATGGGCGAACTCGTCACCGAGCAGCTGCATATCGAGGTGAAGGCCACGGTGCTGCAGAATGCCCGGGCCAAGTATGCTTGCCGCAACTGCGAGCGCACCGATATCAGCACTCCCGTTATCATCGCGCCGATGCCCGCACAGCCCTTGCCGGGGAGCATTGCCACGGCCTCGACGCTGGCCTTTGCTCTTGTTCATAAATATGTCGACGGCACACCGCTCTATCGCCTGGCACAGGCCTTCGAGCGCGCTGGCGTCCCTGTCAGCCGTGGCGCTCTTGGCCATTGGGTGATCGGGTCCAGCGAAAAGCACCTCGTTCGCATCTACGATGCACTGAAGCAGCGGCTCTTGTCGCAGAACGTCATTCACGGTGACGAGACCACGGTGCAGGTGCTGAAGGAAAAGGACAGGAAAGCAACTGACGAGTCCTACATCTGGGCCTATCGCAGCGGGCAGGATAGTGTCGAACCGGTTGTGCTGCTCGAATATCAGCCCGGTCGTGGGCAGGTGCATCCGCAGACTTTCCTTGGTGACTATCGCGGCATCCTGATGAGCGACGGCTATCAGGGCTGGCGCACCCTGAAGGGCGCAACGCATGTCGGGTGTATGGCTCACGCCAGGCGACGCTTCGTCAACGCCTTCAAGGCCGGGAAGAAACAAAGCGGGCCGCCCGCGCAGGCATTGAAGTTCTTCGACCAGCTCTATCGGATTGAAAGGCAGGTGCGGGACGAAAAGCCGGATGACGGCGAAACGCAGGCCGATTGCATCCGGCGCTTGCGCCAGAAGCATAGCGTTCCAGTCCTTGATGCCCTGAAGGAGTGGCTCGACAGGATGGCCCCCAAGGTCGTGCCCGACACCAAGCTCGGCGATGCGATCTCCTATACGCGAAACCAGTGGCAATATCTGACCCGCTACACCGAAGACGGCAGGATGCCGATCGACAACAATTTATTGGAACGCGATATCAGAGTTTTTGCCACTGGAAGGAAGAGCTGGCT
This Rhizobium leguminosarum DNA region includes the following protein-coding sequences:
- the tnpB gene encoding IS66 family insertion sequence element accessory protein TnpB (TnpB, as the term is used for proteins encoded by IS66 family insertion elements, is considered an accessory protein, since TnpC, encoded by a neighboring gene, is a DDE family transposase.), with translation MFRLADDLRVYLHRDPIDFRAGINSLAILVEQSMGLSPFERAVFVFCNRRRTRMKLLFFERSGFVLVLKALSEDRFRWPRREAPVVTLDTEQLRWLLDGIDLDAMVRHPVRQYEFVG
- the tnpC gene encoding IS66 family transposase — protein: MTRAGTPTVAELMALLAANAAENVALRAERDALEQRVFKLEEELALAQLHRFAPRSEKHMDRVFNEAENAALEADADEGLADCDETDATELPDTGLPEVEKPEGRKRGRKPLPANLPRQRVEYDLADDQKTCPCCRHPLHRMGELVTEQLHIEVKATVLQNARAKYACRNCERTDISTPVIIAPMPAQPLPGSIATASTLAFALVHKYVDGTPLYRLAQAFERAGVPVSRGALGHWVIGSSEKHLVRIYDALKQRLLSQNVIHGDETTVQVLKEKDRKATDESYIWAYRSGQDSVEPVVLLEYQPGRGQVHPQTFLGDYRGILMSDGYQGWRTLKGATHVGCMAHARRRFVNAFKAGKKQSGPPAQALKFFDQLYRIERQVRDEKPDDGETQADCIRRLRQKHSVPVLDALKEWLDRMAPKVVPDTKLGDAISYTRNQWQYLTRYTEDGRMPIDNNLLERDIRVFATGRKSWLFCDTVDGAKASAVIYSLMLTCRACGVEPFTWLRHVFTESPQRPDGANIDDLLPFNFAKSTAA